TCTCCTCACTCAGGGGGCTTTCGTTTGCTCCGGCACGTTAGCCTGTTGCATTTTAATCGCAGGAGATTGGGGATTTTTTAGGTTGATATAGGCGATTTGGCTGTAACGCGGGTGTTTGGGTAATTGACGCATTTTATCGAGGGCGCTTAGTTGCGCGGCAAACTTGGAACTGTAGGGACCCAAATGAACCGTACCCAGCTCGGTTTTCAAGATTAAATTCGCGGGATCTTGCCAATCAATTTCAGACACCTTGACGGGAGAGCGCGAGAGTTCTTGATACAATGAGGGCCACTCATTTCGGTACACGTCAGGGTTGCCAATCACTTTCAAAGTTGGCAGCGGCAGCGTGCGATCAAGAGATGTGTAGCTTTTTAAAGGCGTCCACCAGCCACTTTTATCCAGTACGCCTAAATTCGAGACTTCTTCTGCCTTTGTTGGGGCTGCCGGCGCTGGCTTTGGGGCAACTGCGGGGGCGTCTGTTGTTTCCTGCACGGCTTTGGCATTGGCGACGGCATCACCGACAGCTGCAAGTTGAGAAAGCGCTACCGGGTAGCGTTCCTTGACTCGCACCGTCAAGCCGGCAGGCAGTAGATGCCGGGTCACTGTGGCTTGGGCGATAGGGGGGGCGGACTCTAGTTTTTCCGCGATGGCTTGGGGTTGCAGACGCATCAGCGATTGCGGATAATCGAGGGGCAGCAGCGACCGGACTGTTTGAGCAGAGAGGAATTGATTGCCTTCGATCTCCACCTGTTCCGGTTTATAAATGACCCAACCCGGTCGGGTTGATACCCAAATTAAGCCGCCGGCTAAACAGCTCACCGCCACAGTTTGCCAGCACCTTTGAAAAAATTTTACACGTCTTGATCGCCGCAACTCTCTACGACGCCGGCCTAATTGTGACTGAGAGACTGATGCAAAGCTAGCCATCTTCTACCTCTCAGTTGCTTAGATCGCAGCGCTTGCTTGCGCCTAATTTACTATTCATCGCGATTTAGTTTTTTATTGACTATCTTTTTATGTGCTGCGCCTGTAATTTTCTTGTCTTTTTTCATATCTTTTCAAGAATTTCTAAAATCATCACCTGTTTTTTAAAGAGTTTGATCTGCTAACTAGAGAGACTACTGGCAGATAAAATCTCCGTCAAGCCTCTACCTGTAAATATATTTGCGCTGTCGATGCCGGCACACCCCTGGAGTTCACTAGCTCACCAGATATCCGCTGTCTGATCGGGTTCTAAAGAAAGTTGAAACTCGGTTAAATCATGATGTCTAGCAATTTGCTATAACAATTGGCATAGTAGCACGACAATGTCAAGAGTGGTTACACTAATTTCCGCAAGTACGGAGGCAACGACAGCCCTAAAAGGTGAATAAGTTCAAAGCAGTGCAGCCTCTAATCCACCTTTGACAGCGGGGATCAACCGCAATCAATCAATGCAGCGGTGAAGAACCCAGCCGGCTCATCCGGCTTTGGGGTGTAAAATTTTTACCAACCTCAAAACCCGCAAACCCGCTTCAGTACCATCACACTCATCATTGTGGCGCTCTGAATTAGAGGCAAGAGGGGGTAGAGACATCCTGGGCGAGGGTGAAGATGCAGCCTATACTTTGATTTACCAAAACAGCGCACGGATGAGAGTAAGTTTTGATGAGCCAGGATTTTCTGGATTTGCGAAGATTTTATGCAGCCTGTAACCCCTCTAAAACCCTCGATCTGAAAAATCAGGAAGATCGTAAATACTACATTGATTTTTCCTCGGTGCGAGGGGGCAACATCATTCGAGAACTCAGCAGAACCATCACCCTGCTAG
Above is a genomic segment from Microcoleus sp. FACHB-68 containing:
- a CDS encoding FtsQ-type POTRA domain-containing protein; the protein is MASFASVSQSQLGRRRRELRRSRRVKFFQRCWQTVAVSCLAGGLIWVSTRPGWVIYKPEQVEIEGNQFLSAQTVRSLLPLDYPQSLMRLQPQAIAEKLESAPPIAQATVTRHLLPAGLTVRVKERYPVALSQLAAVGDAVANAKAVQETTDAPAVAPKPAPAAPTKAEEVSNLGVLDKSGWWTPLKSYTSLDRTLPLPTLKVIGNPDVYRNEWPSLYQELSRSPVKVSEIDWQDPANLILKTELGTVHLGPYSSKFAAQLSALDKMRQLPKHPRYSQIAYINLKNPQSPAIKMQQANVPEQTKAP